One genomic window of Candidatus Kuenenia stuttgartiensis includes the following:
- a CDS encoding carbohydrate kinase family protein, producing the protein MNILVSGSVAYDRIMDFPGKFSDHILPEKTHLLNVCFMINELKENFGGTAGNIAYALSLFGETPKIIATSGRDFEPYKKWLEDHKISTMHIKMIEEELTAGAYITTDRSDNQITAFNPGAMKYSAWFDFDAAAKEVSLAIVSPGNLDDMMQFSKIYKQKGIEYIFDPGQSLPAWSKEHLMEAIDGAKIFICNDYEFQLTQDKTSMTSEDIIRGTDILIITKGEYGSAIICGENGTTKTYDVPAAKVSVVKDPTGAGDAYRAGLIKGLVSGKGIVHAAKIGAVCAAYAVEVYGTQNFHFTADEFKVRFKEVFKESPF; encoded by the coding sequence ATGAATATACTTGTTTCAGGTTCAGTGGCATATGACAGAATTATGGATTTTCCCGGAAAATTTTCAGATCACATTCTTCCCGAAAAAACACACCTGCTGAATGTATGTTTTATGATTAATGAACTGAAAGAAAATTTTGGAGGAACTGCGGGCAATATTGCTTACGCGCTCTCCTTGTTTGGCGAAACCCCCAAAATTATTGCAACTTCCGGACGTGATTTTGAACCGTACAAAAAGTGGCTGGAAGACCATAAAATATCTACCATGCATATAAAGATGATAGAGGAAGAATTGACGGCAGGGGCATATATTACAACAGACCGATCGGACAATCAAATAACGGCGTTTAATCCGGGTGCCATGAAATATAGCGCCTGGTTTGATTTTGATGCTGCGGCGAAAGAAGTGTCCTTGGCAATTGTCTCTCCCGGAAATTTGGATGATATGATGCAGTTTTCAAAAATATATAAACAAAAAGGAATAGAGTATATCTTTGACCCGGGACAGTCCTTGCCTGCATGGTCAAAAGAGCATCTAATGGAAGCCATTGACGGGGCAAAAATATTTATCTGCAATGACTACGAATTCCAGCTTACGCAAGACAAGACTTCCATGACAAGCGAAGATATTATAAGGGGAACGGATATTTTGATTATAACGAAAGGGGAATACGGGTCCGCAATTATATGCGGAGAAAACGGAACCACAAAGACATATGACGTCCCTGCCGCAAAAGTATCCGTGGTAAAGGACCCCACCGGCGCCGGAGATGCTTACAGAGCCGGTTTAATAAAAGGATTGGTTTCAGGCAAGGGGATTGTCCATGCGGCAAAGATAGGCGCCGTTTGTGCCGCCTATGCAGTTGAAGTGTATGGGACGCAAAACTTTCACTTCACAGCAGATGAATTTAAGGTGCGGTTTAAAGAGGTATTTAAGGAATCACCTTTTTAG